Genomic segment of Methanobrevibacter sp.:
AACAATACCTTGATAAAGTTAAAAAAGCACTTTCAACTCCTAAATTTAAGGTTTCTGCAAGCACTGACGTTATTGGTGTTGAGTATTGTGGTATTATAAAAAATGTAATTGCAATATCTCAGGGAATCTGTGAAGGAATGAAAATAAACGATAACGCACGCTTTTCAGTATTTACAAAAACCTATAATGAAACAAAAGACATAATTGAAAAATTTGGCGGTAGCAGAAAAACAGTAGATGACTACTGCGGATTTGGAGACATTATTACTGCTTCAACACTTACTGTAAGTAGAAACCATACATTAGGTGTGTTGTACGGTCAAAAAATAGTAATTGATGAGGAAGCATCAGGAATTCTTTTTGAAGGAAAAAACACAATTGTAATAATGAAAGACTTGTGTAAAAAGCACAATATTGATTGTGCAACAGTTGATTTTGCTTATGATGTAATTATTGATAGAATAAATCCAAAAGAAGCATTTAATAAATTTTGGGATAAATTATAGTGAGGTAGTTTAATGATTTGTGCAGCAATGCTTGCTGGAGGCGTAGGTTCCAGATTAAAACAGGGAAAGCCAAAACAATTTGTTAATATTAACAACAAACCGATTTTAGTTCACTCAGTTGAAACATTCTTAAATGTTGATGAACTTGATAAAATTATTGTATCTTCTCCAAAAGAGTGTATTGACAAAACAAAAAACTTAATGGAGGAATATTTCCCGCAAAATGATAGAATTGTTGTTATTGAAGGTGGAAAAACAAGAAACGACACTATTTTAAACTCAATTTATTATATGAAAGATCAAAACTGCGAAGATGACTCTATTTTGGTAACTCACGATGCATCAAGGATATTTGTATCAGAAAAGCTAATTGAAGATAGTATAAAATATGCAATTGAAGTTGGTGCTGCAAGTGCTGTAATACCAGCTACAGATGTAATATTCGAATCAAAAGAAGATGGAAAACTAACTGATGTTCCATTAAGAAAATATTTATGTCATGCTCAAACACCACAGTCATTTAACATTGACAAATTCCTTGAAATCTATGAAGATTTATCTGACGAGGAAATAGCTAAATTAGATGAAGCAATGGTTTTATTCCATTTAAGAAATGCTGATATTAAATTATTCCCAGGTGATCAGGGAAACTTCAAAATAACTCGTCCTTTTGATATTATAATGGCTGAGCTATTTTTAAAAAATAAGTAATTAGTGGATTTTAAAGTCCACTAAATGTTTTTACATAAGGTATTTTGCTTAAAACATATGGTAATAGCCATGAAAGCAATATTATTAAAACAAACATCACCGGAAACATTAAATGGGAATGTGGATTGTAGTATGAGAGGAATTTAACCACTAATACATGTGAGAAGTACATTCCGTAACTGCACACACTTAGAGAGATAATTGCTTTTCCAATGAAATTATCCTTAATTGAGTTAAATTTGTTTAATTTATCAAGATATTTAACAAACAAGAATAATCCGGT
This window contains:
- a CDS encoding NAD(P)H-dependent glycerol-3-phosphate dehydrogenase translates to MFSNIGVVGAGAMGSAISQTVCDNTKKVSLYARRKEVVDSINETHFNREYFPNIRLEDNIFATNDLNDLKDAEVIFLTIPSSKMREITRSLKDIISPDCVLVNTAKGLEKQSQKRMSEVIKEEIGRPACVLSGPNIAAEMVERTFSSASIACEDEQYLDKVKKALSTPKFKVSASTDVIGVEYCGIIKNVIAISQGICEGMKINDNARFSVFTKTYNETKDIIEKFGGSRKTVDDYCGFGDIITASTLTVSRNHTLGVLYGQKIVIDEEASGILFEGKNTIVIMKDLCKKHNIDCATVDFAYDVIIDRINPKEAFNKFWDKL
- a CDS encoding 2-C-methyl-D-erythritol 4-phosphate cytidylyltransferase; protein product: MICAAMLAGGVGSRLKQGKPKQFVNINNKPILVHSVETFLNVDELDKIIVSSPKECIDKTKNLMEEYFPQNDRIVVIEGGKTRNDTILNSIYYMKDQNCEDDSILVTHDASRIFVSEKLIEDSIKYAIEVGAASAVIPATDVIFESKEDGKLTDVPLRKYLCHAQTPQSFNIDKFLEIYEDLSDEEIAKLDEAMVLFHLRNADIKLFPGDQGNFKITRPFDIIMAELFLKNK